AACCTTTATAAAGATATGTAGAATTCATTAGATCATCTTTTGTTGGTGTTTTTCCTTTACCAAAGAATTTTGCATGGAATCTAATCATTGAATTATACCATTGTTCAGAATTATCACGAATACTTAAAATAAACTTACTATCAGGATATGCTTTGTCAAGATATTTATAAGTTTCTGGGAGACTAAAAGGAACATCTTGAAATACGTTTGCTGTTTTACAGAAATTTATAATTTTATCAAAGTTTTTTCTAAACATATAATCATTCATTAACAATTCTGCTCCTAGTTGATTGCCAACTGTATACCCTAAATCTCCAAAAGCTTTTTGTAGAGATGTCGTTCCGGTCTTATTTCTACCAATACAAAATATTTTAGTCACTTTTCCACCATCCCACATTTTTTACTTATCAATATTAAATTGAATAAAACAATAGAACTTTAACAGATGCTTTTTAGAAATTTTCAAAACTTTGGAGTGCTCTCTTTTCGTCCCAAATATTGAAATTTCCCATACTTTTCGTATATCGATTTCATGTATCCCTGGTTTCAATTTTAAATATCGATTGTTTAAATAATTAAATCCTAATATTTATAATGTAAAAGGGGTATGGCAACGATTCAAGGAATGAACCTCCACATCTGAAAAATATATCAAATAAGGGAAATAATTCACCGTGATAATGGTTAGTTTTTATTTTGTTATTGAAGAGTAACAAAATTAAAATAATAAAATAAAAATAAAATTGTAACAATCTACATATATCTTTTGTATGTATTTTGAATTTTTTTATAAGGAGGCAGTATAGATAACAAAAAAGAATTAGAGGACTAAATAAAAGAAATTGGCTGTTCAACTTCAAACCTTACAGTTTAATCTTTGTATTTTAGTTTTCTTTCAATAGAAGGAGGTGAATTATATGCCTAAACAACTTTCAAGAAAATTCTATGATCCAACCATTACGCTAGAAGTCCCTAGTGAAATAAATTGTCAAGGTTGCATTACTGGAAATGTCACTTCTGATGGAGTGTGTCCAGTAGAGGGAGCAGATGTCTTTTTCTCGAGTTCTTTACCTAATAGCGTCAGTTTTGACCCGAATCCCGCAATAACGGATAATAATGGAGAATATTCGTCAATGGTGACGGTAGCTCCGCCTCTTTCGGGTACGGTTATTACAATCATAGCTAGTACAGAAGTAGATAATATCCCAATATCTACTACAGAGTTTACGATTGTAAGTTGCGAAATTGAAGCTGAAACAGTGTATGTCACGAATTCATTATCAAATAATGTTACAGCTATTGATGGACAAAACAATACTCCAATCACAACTCTACCAGTTCAAACTCTACCTCAAAGAGTATTAGTTACACCAGATGGAGAATTTGCTTACGTTGCTAATGCTGCTAGTGCTTCTGTTTCAGTAATTCGTGTGTCAGATAATACTTTAGTTGGAAATCCAATAACCACAGGAGGGGGTTCTGCAAATTTAGTTGCAACACCTGATAGTAGGTTTGTCTATGTCTATAATGTAGAGGCTAAGACGGTTTCTGTGATAACAGTGAGTGACAACCCTAGTGTAATCAAAAATATTGATGTTGGAGAAGGTACAGGAGGACCAATCCCATTCAAAAATATTGCGATTACACCTAATGGTCAGTTTGTTTATGTAGCTAATACGCCAGATAGCACGGTGTCTGTTATTCAAACTTCTAATAATGTTGTTATTAAAACGATTCCTGTGCCTAACTTTCCTCTATCAATCGCCAGCACACCTGATAGTAAATTTGTCTATGTTGTAAGTTCAAATGGAGCAATAACCGTTATCGAAACTTCAAATCAAACAATATTTG
The window above is part of the Chengkuizengella sediminis genome. Proteins encoded here:
- a CDS encoding beta-propeller fold lactonase family protein, with protein sequence MPKQLSRKFYDPTITLEVPSEINCQGCITGNVTSDGVCPVEGADVFFSSSLPNSVSFDPNPAITDNNGEYSSMVTVAPPLSGTVITIIASTEVDNIPISTTEFTIVSCEIEAETVYVTNSLSNNVTAIDGQNNTPITTLPVQTLPQRVLVTPDGEFAYVANAASASVSVIRVSDNTLVGNPITTGGGSANLVATPDSRFVYVYNVEAKTVSVITVSDNPSVIKNIDVGEGTGGPIPFKNIAITPNGQFVYVANTPDSTVSVIQTSNNVVIKTIPVPNFPLSIASTPDSKFVYVVSSNGAITVIETSNQTIFDTIFNPAPNPQNLAITPNGEFLYVIGNSQFVEAFRISDNTRIANIELSRANFSLDIVISPLSDFVYVIANQNFLPFGSFNVIDVASNTVIKQVQLGVSPRQIAINTDGSRVYVSNADPDNVEVIQTSNNELIANIPAGGNGAQGIAVTP
- a CDS encoding sulfotransferase, yielding MTKIFCIGRNKTGTTSLQKAFGDLGYTVGNQLGAELLMNDYMFRKNFDKIINFCKTANVFQDVPFSLPETYKYLDKAYPDSKFILSIRDNSEQWYNSMIRFHAKFFGKGKTPTKDDLMNSTYLYKGYLWNYIQAVYGTPENDPFNKEILIKNYEKHNQEIINYFKNRPNDLLVINLSQPNSYKKFCEFLNIKSPYSKFPWENKT